One window of the Natronomonas marina genome contains the following:
- a CDS encoding NAD(P)-dependent alcohol dehydrogenase, translated as MDAFVMKEIGETGFAEKDVPEAGPTDAIVRPTKGLVCTSDVHTVHGAIGERENLTLGHEIVGVVEEAGDDVSEFHPGDRVAVGAITPDWGSLAAQANHPSQSNGALGGWKFANVKDGTFAEYAHVNDADANMAHIPDSVTDEEAVYVTDMLSTGFMGAEHADIPVGGTVAVFAQGPVGLMATKGARLQGAGRVIAVESVPSRQELARTYGADDVVDFQSVDAVERILDLTEGEGVDAAIEALGASGTFEQCVEVTKAGGTISNIGYHGEGEYVNIPRDEWGVGMAEKDIATGLCPGGRLRLQRLLRLIERGRVDPTHMTTHEFPFEEIDEAFRLMETKEDDIIKPLVDFE; from the coding sequence ATGGACGCATTCGTCATGAAGGAGATCGGCGAGACCGGATTCGCCGAGAAGGACGTACCGGAAGCGGGACCGACCGACGCCATCGTGCGACCGACGAAAGGACTCGTCTGTACGTCGGACGTCCACACGGTCCACGGCGCCATCGGCGAGCGGGAGAACCTGACGCTCGGCCACGAGATCGTCGGCGTGGTCGAGGAGGCCGGCGACGACGTCTCGGAGTTCCACCCGGGCGACCGGGTCGCCGTCGGTGCGATCACGCCGGACTGGGGGTCGCTGGCCGCCCAGGCGAACCACCCCTCACAGTCCAACGGGGCCCTCGGCGGCTGGAAGTTCGCAAACGTCAAAGACGGCACCTTTGCCGAGTACGCCCACGTCAACGACGCGGACGCGAACATGGCGCACATCCCCGACTCCGTGACCGACGAGGAGGCCGTCTACGTCACGGACATGCTGAGCACGGGGTTCATGGGCGCCGAACACGCCGACATCCCGGTCGGGGGGACCGTGGCGGTGTTCGCCCAGGGACCCGTCGGGCTGATGGCGACGAAGGGGGCGCGTCTCCAGGGGGCCGGCCGCGTCATCGCCGTCGAGTCGGTCCCCTCGAGACAGGAACTGGCCCGCACGTACGGCGCCGACGACGTCGTCGACTTCCAGTCGGTCGACGCGGTCGAGCGGATACTCGACCTCACGGAGGGGGAGGGCGTCGACGCCGCAATCGAGGCGCTCGGCGCGAGCGGAACCTTCGAGCAGTGCGTCGAGGTGACCAAGGCCGGCGGGACCATCTCGAACATCGGCTACCACGGCGAAGGCGAGTACGTCAACATCCCGCGCGACGAGTGGGGCGTCGGGATGGCCGAGAAGGACATCGCCACCGGGCTCTGTCCCGGCGGTCGGCTCCGCCTGCAACGCCTGTTGCGGCTCATCGAGCGGGGTCGCGTCGACCCGACGCACATGACGACCCACGAGTTCCCCTTCGAGGAGATAGACGAGGCCTTCCGACTGATGGAGACCAAGGAGGACGACATCATCAAGCCGCTCGTCGACTTCGAGTGA
- a CDS encoding GNAT family N-acetyltransferase gives MYQGHFPTLGHEAELRCPPFDLVDDAGREITIRKYGSAPAGDDYEALVAMYRDFDPAYRSLGIPPIGEDRIRRWLDVVLGDVCVLACHDGRPIGQAVLVEDGPRSAELAIFLHQDYHGAGIGTALLTATLAVGKRRGLEHVWLLVERDNRLAVNLYNDLGFAVLDDEGPDLEMGLAL, from the coding sequence GTGTACCAGGGTCACTTCCCGACGCTCGGGCACGAAGCCGAGTTGCGGTGTCCACCTTTCGACCTCGTCGACGACGCGGGCCGGGAGATAACCATCCGCAAGTACGGGTCCGCGCCGGCCGGGGACGACTACGAGGCGCTGGTAGCGATGTACCGCGATTTCGACCCGGCGTACCGGTCGCTCGGGATACCGCCCATCGGCGAGGATCGGATTCGTCGGTGGCTCGACGTCGTGCTGGGGGACGTCTGCGTGCTGGCGTGTCACGACGGCCGGCCAATCGGCCAGGCGGTGCTCGTCGAGGACGGCCCCCGGAGCGCGGAGCTGGCCATCTTCCTCCACCAGGACTACCACGGTGCCGGTATCGGGACGGCGCTTTTGACGGCGACGCTCGCGGTCGGCAAACGTCGCGGCCTCGAACACGTCTGGCTCCTCGTCGAGCGGGACAACCGCCTGGCGGTGAACCTCTACAACGACCTCGGCTTCGCGGTGCTCGACGACGAGGGGCCGGACCTCGAGATGGGGCTGGCGCTGTGA
- a CDS encoding DUF7560 family zinc ribbon protein has translation MGVEPSEEYTFVCPACDESLAVDTGMKDALIENGCVICRATVTADAFTRMPSAGSH, from the coding sequence ATGGGCGTCGAACCGAGCGAGGAGTACACTTTCGTCTGCCCGGCCTGCGACGAGTCGCTGGCGGTCGACACCGGGATGAAGGACGCCCTCATCGAGAACGGCTGCGTGATCTGTCGCGCGACCGTGACGGCGGACGCGTTCACGCGTATGCCGTCTGCCGGTTCTCACTGA
- a CDS encoding lipoyl domain-containing protein has translation MSAERVAVTVDEYWPADADESESGVVTNWFVREGASVAEGDTLCEIQVEKVSADVVAPVGGTLAEVALGEDAEFDRGDTLAWIEPA, from the coding sequence ATGAGCGCCGAGCGCGTCGCCGTCACCGTCGACGAGTACTGGCCCGCCGACGCCGACGAGTCCGAGTCCGGCGTCGTCACCAACTGGTTCGTCCGCGAAGGCGCCAGCGTCGCAGAGGGCGACACGCTCTGTGAGATACAGGTCGAGAAGGTCAGCGCCGACGTCGTCGCGCCCGTCGGCGGCACCCTCGCCGAAGTCGCCCTCGGGGAGGACGCGGAGTTCGACCGCGGCGACACGCTGGCCTGGATAGAACCGGCCTGA
- a CDS encoding thiamine pyrophosphate-dependent dehydrogenase E1 component subunit alpha, producing MYEDMVTARYYEERLQEEYLEGKQPAFDISAGPIPGELHLAAGHEASGAGVCIHLRDDDTVTAPHRPHHVAIAKGVDLKRMTAEIFGRETGLGKGKGGHMHLFDPDVNFACSGIIAQGCPPAVGAALAAKKRNTDSVAVAFLGEGAIDQGGFLESLNFASVHDLPVVFVVEDNDWAISMPKERITDVEDGSRRAEGFDMHGARVDHDDACDVYEAAEEAVGRARDGNGPTLLEVQVHRRMGHFMGDAEGYRPDADVERHQARDSIERLAADLRGDGVDEADLEAIRSDAETRVDEAIEWAKEQPEPDPEAAHEDAFTNPPNGVTEEEPAIAAGDGGGDD from the coding sequence ATGTACGAGGACATGGTCACCGCGCGGTACTACGAGGAGCGCCTCCAGGAGGAGTACCTCGAGGGCAAGCAGCCGGCCTTCGACATCTCCGCCGGGCCGATTCCGGGCGAACTCCACCTGGCGGCCGGCCACGAGGCGTCGGGAGCCGGCGTCTGCATCCACCTCCGGGACGACGACACCGTCACGGCGCCGCACCGACCCCACCACGTCGCCATCGCCAAGGGTGTCGACCTGAAGCGGATGACGGCGGAGATATTCGGCCGGGAGACCGGCCTCGGGAAGGGCAAGGGCGGCCACATGCACCTCTTCGACCCCGACGTGAACTTCGCCTGCAGCGGCATCATCGCCCAGGGCTGTCCGCCCGCGGTCGGGGCGGCGCTGGCGGCCAAGAAACGCAACACCGACAGCGTCGCGGTGGCGTTCCTGGGCGAGGGCGCCATCGACCAGGGCGGGTTCCTCGAGTCGCTCAACTTCGCCAGCGTCCACGACCTGCCGGTCGTGTTCGTCGTCGAGGACAACGACTGGGCCATCAGCATGCCCAAGGAGCGCATCACGGACGTCGAGGACGGCTCCAGGCGCGCCGAGGGGTTCGACATGCACGGCGCCCGCGTCGACCACGACGACGCCTGCGACGTCTACGAGGCCGCCGAGGAGGCCGTCGGCCGCGCCCGCGACGGCAACGGCCCGACGCTGCTGGAGGTACAGGTCCACCGCCGGATGGGTCACTTCATGGGCGACGCCGAGGGCTACCGGCCCGACGCGGACGTCGAACGCCACCAGGCCCGCGACTCCATCGAACGGCTGGCGGCGGACCTCCGCGGCGACGGCGTCGACGAGGCCGACCTCGAGGCGATCCGGTCCGACGCCGAGACCCGCGTCGACGAGGCCATCGAGTGGGCCAAAGAACAGCCCGAACCCGACCCCGAGGCCGCCCACGAGGACGCGTTCACGAACCCGCCGAACGGCGTCACCGAGGAGGAACCGGCCATCGCCGCCGGCGACGGCGGAGGTGATGACTGA
- a CDS encoding Hsp20/alpha crystallin family protein, whose protein sequence is MNGSINPFDEIAGFVNQMSRQFEDASRNLEATEPFDRLPIWPEAIPVDVIDTDEELVVVADVPGFERDDVEVRVTDRRLRIDVDHEEAGEEETTGQYLRHERRHKPTSRTLEVPAEIATDDVEAHLENGVLRITLPKEVVEKGREVQIAVE, encoded by the coding sequence ATGAACGGATCGATAAACCCCTTCGACGAGATCGCCGGATTCGTCAACCAGATGAGCCGCCAGTTCGAGGACGCCTCCCGGAACCTGGAGGCGACCGAGCCGTTCGACCGCCTGCCGATCTGGCCCGAGGCGATCCCCGTCGACGTCATCGACACCGACGAGGAACTCGTCGTGGTGGCCGACGTGCCTGGCTTCGAGCGCGACGACGTCGAGGTCCGGGTGACCGACCGAAGACTCCGGATCGACGTCGACCACGAGGAGGCGGGCGAGGAGGAAACGACGGGCCAGTACCTCCGCCACGAGCGGCGCCACAAGCCGACGAGCCGGACGCTCGAGGTGCCCGCGGAGATAGCGACCGACGACGTCGAGGCACACCTGGAGAACGGCGTACTCCGCATCACGCTCCCGAAGGAGGTCGTCGAGAAGGGACGCGAGGTACAGATAGCCGTCGAGTAG
- a CDS encoding winged helix-turn-helix domain-containing protein, which yields MSQSPTVSATGRYSDSASETVRRVDGDEEIQRLLHVLEDADCRDVLDATSDAILTADEVSDTCSLPLSTTYRKLDLLTDAGLLAERTRICPSGKHASEYFRTVEQVLVSVAPCGEMRLQVTHRADAERVESFGTDADE from the coding sequence ATGAGCCAATCACCGACAGTGTCGGCAACCGGCCGCTACAGTGACTCCGCCTCGGAGACGGTCCGTCGGGTAGACGGCGACGAGGAGATACAGCGGCTCCTCCACGTACTCGAGGACGCGGACTGCCGGGACGTTCTGGACGCGACGAGCGATGCGATCTTGACCGCGGACGAGGTTTCCGACACCTGTTCGCTCCCCCTCTCGACGACCTACCGAAAGCTCGACCTACTCACCGACGCCGGCCTGCTCGCCGAACGGACCCGAATCTGTCCGTCCGGCAAGCACGCCAGCGAGTACTTCCGCACCGTCGAGCAGGTACTCGTCTCGGTCGCCCCATGCGGCGAGATGCGACTCCAGGTGACTCACCGTGCGGACGCCGAACGGGTCGAATCGTTCGGGACGGACGCGGACGAGTAG
- a CDS encoding alpha-ketoacid dehydrogenase subunit beta: MAQTQVSERELTMSRAMVEAVAHEMRENEEVFLMGEDVADYGGIFSSTDGLREEFGYDRVMDVPIAETSYIGAGVGAAQAGMRPIVELMFVDFFGVAMDQIYNNMAKNTYMSGGSVSVPMVLTTAVGGTYNDAAQHSQTLYGTFAHLPGMKVVVPSTAYDAKGLMHNAIRDDDPVVYMFHKRLMGLGWMPAPDGPKTGVPEEEYTIPFGVADVKREGADATVVTLGLHVHRALEAAEALAEDGIDAEVIDLRTLTPLDTETVLESVRKTGRLVVVDEDYRSYGVTGEIVATAAEDALADLEAVRRLALPDVPIPYSRPLENEVLPGADDIAAAVRDVQ; this comes from the coding sequence ATGGCGCAAACGCAGGTCTCCGAGCGGGAACTGACGATGAGTCGGGCGATGGTCGAGGCGGTCGCCCACGAGATGCGCGAAAACGAGGAGGTGTTCCTCATGGGCGAGGACGTCGCCGACTACGGTGGCATCTTCTCCTCGACGGACGGGCTCCGCGAGGAGTTCGGCTACGACCGCGTGATGGACGTCCCCATCGCCGAGACCAGTTACATCGGGGCCGGCGTCGGCGCCGCCCAGGCCGGCATGCGCCCGATTGTCGAGTTGATGTTCGTCGACTTCTTCGGCGTCGCCATGGACCAGATCTACAACAACATGGCGAAGAACACCTACATGTCCGGCGGGTCCGTCAGCGTGCCGATGGTGCTGACGACCGCCGTGGGCGGCACCTACAACGACGCCGCCCAGCACTCCCAGACGCTGTACGGGACCTTCGCGCACCTGCCGGGGATGAAGGTGGTCGTCCCGAGCACGGCCTACGACGCCAAGGGCCTGATGCACAACGCCATCCGGGACGACGACCCGGTGGTGTACATGTTCCACAAGCGGCTGATGGGGCTGGGGTGGATGCCGGCCCCCGACGGCCCGAAGACCGGCGTGCCCGAGGAGGAGTACACCATCCCCTTCGGGGTCGCCGACGTCAAGCGCGAGGGCGCCGACGCGACCGTCGTGACGCTGGGTCTCCACGTCCACCGGGCGCTCGAGGCCGCCGAGGCGCTCGCCGAGGACGGCATCGACGCCGAGGTCATCGACCTGCGGACGCTGACGCCGCTGGACACCGAGACCGTCCTCGAATCGGTCCGGAAGACCGGACGACTGGTCGTCGTCGACGAGGACTACCGCTCCTACGGCGTGACGGGCGAAATCGTCGCCACCGCCGCCGAGGACGCGCTGGCGGACCTGGAGGCCGTCCGACGGCTGGCGCTGCCCGACGTGCCCATCCCCTACAGCAGACCCCTCGAGAACGAGGTGCTGCCCGGCGCCGACGACATCGCGGCGGCCGTGCGAGACGTGCAATGA
- a CDS encoding DUF2267 domain-containing protein, with translation MNFDEFCGAVQHRLELPGTGETVRAIRATLTTLGQRIPAGNAEDLAASLPMEIKWYMTGAVDEHGQRFDWQEFVRRVGEIEGVDPPEAAYHAGVIVDLIRSQVPASDFRQLRDQLPESADDENWAKLFEFTDQGGWESREGEASTGE, from the coding sequence ATGAACTTCGACGAGTTCTGCGGGGCGGTGCAGCACCGGCTCGAACTGCCCGGCACGGGCGAGACGGTTCGGGCCATCCGGGCGACCCTGACGACGCTCGGCCAGCGGATTCCGGCGGGCAACGCCGAGGACCTCGCCGCGTCGCTGCCGATGGAGATAAAGTGGTACATGACCGGCGCCGTCGACGAGCACGGCCAGCGATTCGACTGGCAGGAGTTCGTCCGGCGGGTCGGCGAGATAGAGGGCGTCGATCCGCCCGAGGCCGCCTACCACGCCGGAGTGATCGTCGACCTGATCCGCTCGCAGGTGCCGGCCTCCGACTTCCGGCAGCTCAGAGACCAGTTGCCCGAGAGCGCGGACGACGAAAACTGGGCGAAACTGTTCGAGTTCACCGACCAGGGCGGGTGGGAGAGCCGCGAAGGCGAGGCCTCGACCGGCGAGTAG
- a CDS encoding class I SAM-dependent methyltransferase yields the protein MPKSEPFERHTDRYEAWFETHEAAYRSELAALERLIPRPGFGIEIGVGTGRFADPLGMAVGLDPAREMLVRSRRRGLDVVRGVAESLPFEDDTFDTALVVTTICFVDDVPATLAEARRILRPDGSLVVGYVDRDSPVGRVYQEKKSENPFYREATFVSTDELVDALEAAGFSEFEFVQTIYEWPGDIDEPEPVREGYGDGSFVGLGASR from the coding sequence ATGCCGAAGTCCGAACCGTTCGAGCGACACACCGACCGCTACGAGGCCTGGTTCGAGACCCACGAGGCCGCCTACCGCTCCGAACTCGCGGCCCTGGAACGACTGATACCGCGACCGGGGTTCGGTATCGAGATCGGCGTCGGAACCGGCCGGTTTGCGGACCCGCTCGGCATGGCGGTGGGACTCGACCCGGCCCGCGAGATGCTGGTCCGGTCCCGCCGGCGGGGTCTCGACGTCGTCAGGGGCGTCGCCGAGTCCCTGCCGTTCGAGGACGACACGTTCGACACCGCACTCGTCGTCACGACCATCTGTTTCGTCGACGACGTTCCCGCGACCCTGGCCGAAGCCCGGCGGATTCTGCGTCCGGACGGTTCCCTCGTCGTCGGCTACGTCGACAGGGACAGTCCTGTCGGCCGGGTCTACCAGGAGAAAAAGTCGGAGAACCCCTTCTATCGGGAGGCCACCTTCGTCTCGACCGACGAACTCGTCGACGCGCTCGAAGCGGCCGGGTTCTCGGAGTTCGAGTTCGTCCAGACCATCTACGAGTGGCCCGGCGACATCGACGAACCTGAACCGGTCCGGGAGGGCTACGGTGACGGCTCCTTCGTCGGACTCGGGGCCTCCCGATAG
- a CDS encoding 2-oxo acid dehydrogenase subunit E2: protein MTDDTTPAKRTEPVARTVREARTLTPMRRSIADRLHESYSEAVHVTVSREVDAGPIVERADAAESQETPVSVIDVILVAVSETLAEHPEFNATFEDDTHTVYEEHNVAVAVDLEEGLVTPVLEDLRGKSLAAVAAERRPLTERVRAGEYSMSDLRGSTFTVSNLGPLGSDSFTPVINPPEVAILGVNRIRERPAVEDGDLAVGRFLTLDLSFDHRVVDGADAARFLGTLAGLLGDGADR from the coding sequence ATGACCGACGACACGACCCCCGCGAAACGAACCGAACCCGTCGCCCGGACCGTGCGGGAAGCGCGCACGCTCACGCCGATGCGGCGCTCCATCGCCGACCGACTCCACGAGAGTTACAGCGAGGCCGTCCACGTCACCGTCAGCCGCGAGGTGGACGCCGGTCCCATCGTCGAGCGGGCCGACGCCGCCGAGTCACAGGAGACGCCCGTCTCGGTGATCGACGTGATTCTCGTGGCCGTCTCGGAGACGCTGGCCGAACACCCGGAGTTCAACGCCACCTTCGAGGACGACACCCACACCGTCTACGAGGAGCACAACGTCGCGGTGGCCGTCGACCTCGAGGAGGGACTGGTGACGCCGGTCCTCGAGGACCTCCGCGGGAAGTCGCTGGCGGCGGTCGCGGCCGAGCGACGGCCGCTCACCGAACGGGTGCGGGCGGGCGAGTACTCGATGAGCGACCTCCGGGGGAGCACGTTCACCGTGTCGAACCTCGGCCCGCTGGGGAGCGACTCCTTCACCCCGGTCATCAACCCGCCGGAGGTGGCGATTCTCGGCGTCAACCGCATCCGCGAGCGGCCCGCCGTCGAGGACGGCGACCTCGCTGTCGGACGCTTCCTGACGCTCGACCTCTCCTTCGACCACCGGGTCGTCGACGGGGCCGACGCCGCGCGGTTCCTGGGGACGCTTGCGGGCCTGCTGGGCGACGGCGCCGACCGCTGA
- a CDS encoding DUF211 domain-containing protein gives MAPVRRLVVDVLKPHDPPMLEFTNRVAETESVEGVTSSLIELDQEVQNVKLTVEGEDVDYAAIEETVESLGASIHSVDQVACGEYVVTDRPTLQDG, from the coding sequence ATGGCTCCGGTCCGGCGCCTCGTCGTCGACGTACTGAAACCCCACGACCCGCCCATGCTGGAGTTCACGAACCGGGTCGCGGAGACCGAAAGCGTCGAGGGAGTCACCTCGTCGCTCATCGAACTCGACCAGGAGGTCCAGAACGTCAAACTCACCGTCGAGGGCGAGGACGTCGATTACGCGGCGATAGAGGAGACCGTCGAGAGCCTCGGTGCGTCGATACACTCCGTCGATCAGGTCGCCTGTGGCGAGTACGTCGTCACCGACCGGCCCACCTTGCAGGACGGGTGA
- a CDS encoding helix-turn-helix domain-containing protein: MAPGIRATVTFDGPSVCPVTELSAATETRVDSVATSICSDGCTECVTEFTVDADEVPDVDITPVFSHGSTHRYRLTHGGDPNCPCERLGVHGCPVSRYVAEDGSLTIVFHAADYDQLRSVVADLRERFTGMDIERVVRSPDGEQPQDSVLVDRGKLTNRQLEVLEVADDMGYFERPRRTNATQIAAELDINPSTFREHLVAAESKILDDLL, translated from the coding sequence ATGGCGCCCGGGATTCGAGCGACGGTCACCTTCGACGGTCCCAGCGTCTGTCCCGTGACGGAACTCTCGGCGGCGACCGAAACGAGGGTCGACTCGGTGGCGACGAGCATCTGCTCGGACGGGTGCACCGAATGCGTGACCGAGTTCACGGTGGACGCCGACGAGGTGCCCGACGTCGACATCACGCCGGTCTTCTCGCACGGGTCGACCCACCGATACCGCCTGACCCACGGCGGCGACCCGAACTGTCCCTGCGAGCGACTCGGGGTCCACGGCTGTCCGGTCTCCCGGTACGTCGCGGAGGACGGCTCGCTCACGATAGTGTTCCACGCCGCCGACTACGACCAGCTCCGTTCGGTCGTCGCCGACCTCCGGGAACGGTTCACCGGGATGGACATCGAACGGGTCGTCCGCTCGCCCGACGGCGAGCAACCGCAGGACAGCGTGCTCGTCGACCGGGGCAAGCTCACGAATCGACAGCTCGAAGTGCTGGAGGTCGCCGACGACATGGGGTACTTCGAGCGCCCCCGGCGGACCAACGCGACCCAGATCGCCGCCGAACTCGACATCAACCCCTCCACCTTCCGGGAGCACCTCGTGGCGGCCGAATCGAAGATTCTCGACGACCTGCTCTGA
- a CDS encoding VIT1/CCC1 transporter family protein: MSSIRQLLRRLLGKEDVLAISRRYFISNGFDGTLTSIGIVVGAVLSGIPDGLTVIKIGLGAAVGLGTSAVWSVWEIERAETRAKIRRIERAMLTNLDDTRIQREQSGARLVHAVSSGLGPLIGILVPLSPFLIEGTVLTMAEAALVGVGLGVCVLGVFGAYMGSISGQRWYVSAARMGLAGLVVAGINVLLPG; the protein is encoded by the coding sequence ATGTCGTCGATCCGGCAACTCCTCCGGCGACTCCTCGGCAAGGAGGACGTCCTCGCCATCTCGCGGCGCTACTTCATCTCCAACGGCTTCGACGGGACGCTGACGAGCATCGGCATCGTCGTCGGCGCCGTCCTCTCGGGGATCCCCGACGGCCTCACCGTCATCAAGATCGGGCTGGGTGCGGCCGTCGGACTCGGGACCTCCGCCGTCTGGAGCGTCTGGGAGATCGAACGGGCAGAAACCCGGGCGAAGATACGGCGCATCGAGCGGGCGATGCTCACGAATCTCGACGACACCCGCATCCAGCGCGAGCAGAGCGGCGCACGGCTCGTACACGCGGTATCGAGCGGGCTCGGCCCGCTCATCGGGATTCTCGTCCCGCTGAGCCCGTTCCTGATCGAGGGGACCGTACTCACGATGGCGGAGGCCGCACTCGTCGGGGTCGGCCTCGGCGTCTGCGTGCTGGGAGTATTCGGTGCCTACATGGGCTCGATCTCCGGACAGCGGTGGTACGTCTCCGCGGCCCGGATGGGGCTCGCCGGACTGGTCGTCGCCGGGATCAACGTCCTGCTGCCGGGCTGA
- a CDS encoding universal stress protein, whose protein sequence is MSRSVLVGVDGSEQSTGALEYALTEFPDARILALHVIDPVETFGNEEYDSVAMSEVRREVGEEICETAAETAATEYGREIDTRIRMGRPSRIIVSVVEAEDIDHVVVGSHGRTGLARVLLGSVAESVVRRSPVPVTVVR, encoded by the coding sequence ATGTCTCGCTCGGTTCTGGTCGGTGTCGACGGCTCCGAGCAGTCCACCGGAGCGCTCGAGTACGCACTGACGGAGTTCCCGGACGCACGGATACTCGCGCTTCACGTCATCGATCCGGTAGAGACGTTCGGAAACGAGGAGTACGACAGCGTGGCGATGTCGGAGGTCCGTCGGGAGGTCGGCGAGGAGATCTGCGAGACGGCCGCGGAGACGGCCGCCACGGAGTACGGCCGCGAAATCGACACGCGGATTCGGATGGGTCGCCCCTCGAGGATCATCGTGTCCGTCGTCGAAGCGGAGGACATCGATCACGTCGTCGTCGGGAGCCACGGCCGGACGGGACTCGCCCGCGTGCTGCTCGGCAGCGTCGCGGAGTCGGTCGTCCGACGGTCGCCCGTCCCGGTGACGGTCGTCCGTTGA
- a CDS encoding CBS domain-containing protein: protein MPIEDLAREAVVSARPDAPVAELAQQMRDESVGSVVVAEDNQPTGIVTDRDLATRVIAEEAEADELTAEDVMSTDLCSVDPGAGFYQAAQEMSENGVRRLPVCEGDELVGIITADDLTELLADEHEHLAAVIQAQRPSY, encoded by the coding sequence ATGCCAATCGAAGACCTCGCTCGTGAAGCCGTCGTCAGTGCCCGCCCGGACGCGCCGGTCGCGGAACTCGCCCAGCAGATGCGCGACGAGAGCGTCGGGAGCGTCGTCGTCGCGGAGGACAACCAGCCGACCGGTATCGTCACTGACCGGGACCTCGCCACCCGCGTGATAGCCGAGGAGGCCGAGGCCGACGAGTTGACCGCCGAGGACGTCATGTCGACGGACCTGTGTTCGGTCGACCCGGGCGCCGGCTTCTACCAGGCCGCCCAGGAGATGAGCGAGAACGGCGTCCGTCGACTGCCGGTCTGTGAGGGCGACGAACTCGTGGGCATCATCACCGCCGACGACCTGACGGAACTGCTCGCCGACGAACACGAACACCTGGCAGCGGTCATCCAGGCCCAGCGACCGTCGTACTGA
- a CDS encoding LiaF transmembrane domain-containing protein has product MATERSRRLPTSQVLLGLLVVLVGVLLLLDTTGVIGTDDLLSFVPLAFVLVGVWALVQSRFRNVVGPLLLVAVAGAAQLVTLGYATVGEVLVYWPVLVIALGLSIALGQYRSRVRPTDDEFTSAFAAFGGVEKRSTSKAFTGADLTAIFGGTELDLRDAAVADPPARINAVALFGGVDVVVPREWNVRLDVLPILAGASDDRPRRESEHETVDLVVTGFAAFGGVTVTD; this is encoded by the coding sequence ATGGCTACCGAACGTTCCCGCCGGCTACCGACCAGCCAGGTTCTCCTGGGACTCCTGGTCGTGCTGGTCGGTGTACTGCTGTTGCTCGATACGACCGGCGTGATCGGCACCGACGACCTGCTCTCGTTCGTCCCGCTGGCGTTCGTCCTCGTCGGCGTCTGGGCGCTCGTTCAGAGCCGGTTCCGAAACGTCGTCGGCCCGCTCCTCTTGGTGGCCGTCGCCGGCGCGGCGCAACTGGTCACGCTCGGCTACGCGACCGTCGGGGAGGTCCTCGTCTACTGGCCGGTGCTCGTCATCGCACTCGGTCTCTCCATCGCGCTCGGGCAGTACCGCTCGCGGGTCCGCCCGACCGACGACGAGTTCACCTCCGCCTTCGCGGCCTTCGGCGGCGTCGAGAAGCGAAGCACCTCGAAGGCGTTCACCGGCGCCGATCTCACCGCCATCTTCGGTGGGACGGAACTCGACCTCCGGGACGCGGCGGTCGCCGACCCGCCGGCCCGGATCAACGCGGTCGCCCTCTTCGGCGGCGTCGATGTCGTCGTCCCGCGGGAGTGGAACGTCCGGCTGGACGTCCTGCCGATCCTGGCCGGTGCCTCTGACGACCGGCCCCGTCGGGAGAGCGAACACGAGACGGTCGACCTCGTCGTCACCGGCTTCGCCGCCTTCGGGGGCGTCACCGTCACCGACTGA